A stretch of Colletotrichum lupini chromosome 2, complete sequence DNA encodes these proteins:
- a CDS encoding Mpv17/PMP22 family protein, with amino-acid sequence MPSILATAIQSSLLKGTANFTAQIVNQHRQAGGSAGAPLDVRRVLEFATFGFIQGHINYWWQHFLEDQFPNSASSARGRGRKASIVEPKIEKPEKPEKAAPKNYFNVARKVLVDQTVGLFMMNSAFLLITSALRFGFSPIVYQIWSERIFDLIKAAWKFWPLVAMLNFALVPVGYRALVGMCVGFIWNMFLTFFLL; translated from the coding sequence ATGCCCTCCATTCTCGCCACGGCGATCCAGTCTTCTTTACTCAAGGGCACCGCAAACTTCACGGCACAGATCGTCAACCAGCACAGGCAGGCCGGCGGCAGTGCCGGGGCCCCGCTCGACGTCCGTCGCGTCCTCGAGTTCGCGACCTTTGGCTTCATACAGGGCCACATCAACTACTGGTGGCAGCACTTTCTCGAAGACCAGTTTCCCAACTCGGCGTCGTCGGCCCGCGGCAGGGGAAGGAAGGCGTCCATCGTAGAGCCCAAGATCGAGAAGCCCGAGAAACCCGAGAAGGCGGCCCCCAAGAACTATTTCAATGTCGCCCGCAAGGTGCTTGTCGACCAGACCGTCGGCCTGTTCATGATGAACTCGGCCTTTCTTCTCATCACGTCCGCCCTGCGCTTTGGTTTCTCTCCGATCGTCTACCAGATCTGGAGCGAGAGGATATTCGACCTCATCAAGGCTGCGTGGAAGTTTTGGCCTCTGGTGGCTATGCTCAATTTCGCCCTCGTGCCCGTGGGCTATCGAGCGCTGGTAGGCATGTGTGTTGGATTTATATGGAACATGTTTCTCACGTTTTTCCTTTTGTAA